The genomic stretch TGAACTTTTTCCTTCTTTATTATCAGATCACCACACAGATGTTGTAAAACACCTAGTTCTGGCTGGAGCCTCATTAGATGAAAGAAACTGCAACAAATTAGCACCATTGGATCTGTGTCGTTATGATTCAGATACTAGAGTTGTCTTAAGGAATGTCAAACAAGGACATCTGCCTTTGAATGAACAAGTTTCTGAAGTTCCAGAAATTCCTAAACATGCATTGCCAGAAAGACCAAAATCTACAAGCgaaaaaactaagactaaaGGGAAAACAGgcaaaggaaaaaagaaaacaggtggaaaaaagaaaggaacgaagaaaaaagggaaaaagaaataatttgttttcattatttttggtttgaattaaaatttaaaaaaattgttctatATTGAGTCAATCCAATTCAATCTGTATAAAAACCTAGTCTAAAAACTCATCTTAAAGGCAGATACAGTATAGTGCATtgccataaaaaaaagttgcatatttttttgtttaacttttgcttatatagtttttaaaaaaatagaactgaagaaattttttttatatttaatgtataaattATGAACATGTCTGTTATTCCTATGACATAACACAATAGCCCATTTTATGTCTCAGTGATTACTAATAGCACTTGAAGATTACTGGATAAGTAATTTTCATGTGAGCCTTTACATTTCataacagaatttaaaaaaaaaaacaataataaataagcaATTTCAGAGTGGTGGAATTCCTAGTCTGTCAGTATTAATAAAGTAGAAAATTAgcattgaaaataatatttaaatgttaagaATTGTCTTGATATTGATGAGagtaaaatcctttttttaaagatatttgttaCAGACAATTATagcatttaatttcaatttcttCCTTGGGCTCCTATAAAATTCATTGGATTACGCTGgtgtagcatttttttttgcaatatatTCACTATTTGCATATCTGTTGTAAtgcatattttatattaatgCTAAATTCTGCATATTCAACAATTTAAACTATTTCATTGCACATCCTAATAAAAACTATTTCGATGCATATGTCTTGTAATTATATGTATGATTGACCTAGACttataaatctgtgcaatagaaatatttttaccaattgtttttgtttagctttaagctttctcaatgtgctatgatactatcacttgtctagatcagttgtgaaagggggagggaagaaggggtatcttggtgaatgtttacatgatagtttttttttttaatgcataaaaaaaatgttcactaagGGCTgtgtcctcaaggggactaattcaacttataccaccacatctgtcaagtacagtttctttcccttgttcaagatactaaacaaaaaaactaattaccaatagttaattaactacttggttaattttttaatttattcttgtgttgtcaggtaaaagaaaaaaattgtgcaCAGTTTTTAGCTTAATCCAAGAttatgtgtgggagaaatgtgtAAAAACCTTTTACCatacaaagtgagttgataaaagctctCTAAAAACtgataaaaattaaaagatatgCTCCTATTATTTTTGTAACACAATTTCTATGTATTGATTAATTATTGGCTATGCTCAACATTTTGAGGGTGACTTCCCACTGTCTCATTTTATTCTAAAttaattctaaaaataattGATTGGTGAACACAAAATTTTACAAACTACTTATCTTTatgtgaaagcgagaatcgactacaaAGTGGCCatactttgtcatcagtgtatctataataaagaaatgcccttgtaccttagcaaACTGATCGCTCCACATGTCCCTCAGACTCCTGCACTCAATTGTCTCGTTAGTGGTGCcatgtttctccctcaaaaactttcaagaagaacattatacCCGATGTGTAAAACttgtttagattagtttgtcattttaactctcaCTGTAATGTTTTCACAGCGaattgagcctacattttgtttgttaatagtgcttttcaaattttattattaatattaactcTGATTACCCTGATCAATATGTTTTGTATGAAATCATGAATTTTTTGAGCATCTAGTTGCATTTTCACAATAAAACATTGGCTGCTCATAAATTGTAACAATTCCTGAACATTGTTTatgaaactcttgaatcaataaaccCTGAATCAATAAACCCTTACATTCGAAAATTCCCAAATGCAATAGTCCTTTCGAAACCCAtgtaggatctagacctagatttataacagtcaaactaggGTTTTACCCAtgtggccaacaagctagtagttaatacatcaactgttaatttTCTAGGAAATCGCTagacatttttcattttatataaaataatccTATATCACCTAATACCCATCCAATGAGAGGCAAAACTGCTTCTACTGACAGATGAAGAGGTGAAGGGATACTATTGCCCTCTTAAACCTTGAGCTTCAGATAGATGTGGGGTTCATCAGCATAGTAATCAAATTCATTTAGAAGAGAAGTACTCAAGACTTAACTACATCTGCTTTGTGCTGTTTAAGCTTCAGGAGTCaaccaaaataaaagaataGCAATTGATAAATTAatgaatttattaaatgaaaatagcGTCAAATATTCTActcctgataaaaaaaaacattataagcCTAttgtttgaactttttttttatgccaaagactttttttaaatatatgaaacataatttcAAAAAATTTTGTAACACTCACATAAAGTAAGCTGTGGAAAATGTTTGAAGTGTTTAATCTTTGAAACGCAATGTTTAAGAATACAATACATAATGTATGACAAAAGCCTGTGCTAACAAATGTACTAGTCTCGTCGCAACGGGAACTTCTCTGATTTGATGCCATCTTTGTTGACCACAGATATAATTATGTTGTCTCCAGTGTAGATGTCTCTCTCTGCAGCAGATGTGAAGACATCCTTGACTAAAGCAACACACTGTGTGGATGTGAGAGACTGAGCAGTGTACCCGTTCTGGTTCTTACCtccaatctaaaaaaaatttaaaaaaaaaaaattaacaaacattAAAGTAACTAGTCCAAggttgtttttattatgctaactaTACCTGAATAGTGCAACCTAGAAACCTTAATtaaaattgtacaaaaaaaaagaaatataacaatATGTCTACTTTCCAAAATATATGCTCCAAATTATACATGTATTTTTAAGGGTGGCATTGCATCAGCactttcatataaaaaaaaagtttaggaaaagaaaaaaagaagagctaTTATATCCAGTTTTAGTTAAGCATACACACCTGGCTTTAACTACAAGATGTATATATTCTAGTTCTGAACAAGATATGAAGAACTTTTCTaatacaaaagtttaaaaacaaacctGTTACCTGGTTAATTTGTAtcatccatccatttattcattGAACTGAATTAGGAGTTCACTGTAAATACAGTATTCTATCACAGAAGGAGTGTGTGTTAAACCATTTTAATCAgtatatgaaaaaaacaaacctggTTATCCAGCAGTGGTTGCAACATGGCTGAGGCTGACCCTTTTGCTCTAAATGACTCTTTTTCATAACAACCAACAGGATCAAAACTGTAGACGCAGCCTTTTCCTAACAAATAAAGTATTCAACTGATACAATATTCAAGATACACCCaccattaaacaaaaattaaaaatctgttCCAAGAATTTTAAGTACCTTAGAAATGATTGCTAAATATTAATTCCAATATCCTGATCCTCCATTTTAGCTAATAAAAGACaagtaatacaaatttaaagatAAGAGAAAAATGCTATATAATACTACTTTAATtagcagattttaaaaaattaggccAAATGAATAATTCCGTCAGAatttggaaaataattatggaaagaaagtgtaaaaagtaaacttGTACAGAGAATGTGTATCTATCATTCTGCATCCGTTATTTATTTACTATACTTACCCAGGGCAAGTTAGAGCTATTTAGAAGTACATATATCCAGaaattctataaaaaaacaattagatcaacacaaagaaaaaaaaaataccctctTCATCCAAGCCAGCCACCACATTGTGGGTGTAGTATGGAAAAAATCTTCTGTAGTACAGTATAGTGGAGAGCATGGCAGCTATTGAAGCAGTTGGCATGGGTTTGTTGTGATCTTTTTCAAATATCTGAAACATGCATTATACAAATATATCACTTCCAATACTAAGCACAATCATTTTAAGAATTGTATTTTACACATCACTCATTCACTGTCACTGTCAGTGACATAGACACATCATTGtcaatatctaaaaaaaaaaaaaaatattattttttaaacagattttatggattaaaatattatttctaagtttcttcttaagttctaTTTGCATAAATTCATCATCAAAgcttcaacattttaaaatgactgCAAAATTTAATCTACAatttttaagcatttcattcCACTTTAAATGTGCCAATCGTTAttgttttacataattaaaGTGCATTCATGTTTGTAATGTCTAATTATGTAATGAGACTCTTTACCGatacactaacactaaaacgacaaaatcatagtttataaataatttaatcttaaTTAACACTGTAAACACTATTTTGTatatattcctccattttggttctctttctctctaaccCTTTCAACatgcattcgcaccattccacattcacgcTATGCAGGACCCTGCATATAATTAACTTACCACACTCATACTACCATAGATTTAAACCCAATGCCTATTTACTTCTTAGTATCATCATAAAGATTCCAGTCTTGACATTTCGTTTAG from Biomphalaria glabrata chromosome 9, xgBioGlab47.1, whole genome shotgun sequence encodes the following:
- the LOC106056481 gene encoding ankyrin repeat domain-containing protein 54-like; its protein translation is MTLSEQNCHFEQRIVSAAGSGDISTVRKLLRKKINVTATDVYGRTALSFASKGGHAEVVKLLLESNADCVNQKIGYSATPLHLAARNHHTDVVKHLVLAGASLDERNCNKLAPLDLCRYDSDTRVVLRNVKQGHLPLNEQVSEVPEIPKHALPERPKSTSEKTKTKGKTGKGKKKTGGKKKGTKKKGKKK
- the LOC106056483 gene encoding proteasome subunit beta type-1-like — encoded protein: MASASVLSEYKAPISAHFSPYDFNGGTVLAIAGNDFALIATDTRLSQGFAIHSRECPKTFTLTNNTILGCCGFHGDVLTLTKTLAARLQIFEKDHNKPMPTASIAAMLSTILYYRRFFPYYTHNVVAGLDEEGKGCVYSFDPVGCYEKESFRAKGSASAMLQPLLDNQIGGKNQNGYTAQSLTSTQCVALVKDVFTSAAERDIYTGDNIIISVVNKDGIKSEKFPLRRD